The Mycolicibacterium hassiacum DSM 44199 genome includes a window with the following:
- a CDS encoding thiolase domain-containing protein, with protein MSKNLAAVLGTGQTKYVSKRHDVSMAGMVREAIDRALADSGTTMADIDAVVVGKAPDFFEGVMMPELFLADAVGATGKPLIRVHTAGSVGGSTAIVAASLVQSGKYRRVLAMAWEKQSESNAMWALSIPVPFTKPVGAGAGGYFAPHVRAYIRRSGAPTHIGAMVAVKDRLNGAKNPLAHLQQADITLEKVMSSQMLWDPIRFDETCPSSDGACAMVIGDEATADARVAEGHPVAWIHATALRTEPLAYAGRDQVNPQAGRDCAQALWQAAGIKNPIEEIDVAEVYVPFSWFEPMWLENLGFAAEGEGWKLTEAGETAIGGKIPFNPSGGVLSSNPIGASGMIRFAESAIQVMGKAGAHQVPGARKALGHAYGGGSQYFSMWVVGADKPGQG; from the coding sequence ATGAGCAAGAACCTGGCCGCGGTGCTGGGCACCGGACAGACGAAGTACGTCTCCAAGCGCCACGACGTGTCGATGGCCGGCATGGTGCGCGAGGCGATCGACCGGGCGCTGGCCGACTCCGGCACCACCATGGCCGACATCGACGCGGTGGTGGTGGGCAAGGCGCCCGACTTCTTCGAGGGCGTGATGATGCCCGAGCTGTTCCTCGCCGACGCGGTCGGCGCCACCGGCAAGCCGCTGATCCGGGTGCACACCGCCGGCTCGGTGGGCGGTTCGACGGCGATCGTGGCCGCCAGCCTGGTGCAGTCCGGTAAGTACCGCCGGGTGCTGGCGATGGCGTGGGAGAAGCAGTCGGAATCGAATGCCATGTGGGCGTTGAGCATTCCGGTGCCGTTCACCAAGCCGGTGGGCGCGGGTGCGGGCGGCTACTTCGCCCCGCACGTGCGCGCCTACATCCGCCGGTCCGGGGCCCCGACCCACATCGGCGCGATGGTGGCGGTCAAGGACCGGCTCAACGGCGCCAAGAACCCGCTGGCGCACCTGCAGCAGGCCGACATCACGTTGGAGAAGGTGATGTCGTCGCAGATGCTGTGGGATCCGATCCGCTTCGACGAGACCTGCCCGTCCTCGGACGGCGCCTGCGCGATGGTGATCGGCGACGAGGCCACCGCCGACGCCCGGGTGGCCGAGGGACATCCGGTGGCCTGGATCCACGCCACCGCGTTGCGCACCGAGCCGCTGGCCTACGCGGGCCGCGATCAGGTCAACCCGCAGGCCGGCCGGGACTGCGCCCAGGCGCTGTGGCAGGCCGCCGGGATCAAGAACCCGATCGAGGAGATCGACGTCGCCGAGGTGTACGTGCCGTTCTCCTGGTTCGAGCCGATGTGGCTGGAGAACCTCGGGTTCGCCGCCGAGGGCGAGGGCTGGAAGCTCACCGAGGCCGGCGAGACCGCGATCGGCGGGAAGATCCCGTTCAACCCGTCCGGCGGGGTGCTGTCCAGCAACCCGATCGGCGCGTCGGGCATGATCCGGTTCGCCGAGTCGGCCATCCAGGTGATGGGCAAGGCCGGTGCGCACCAGGTGCCCGGGGCGCGTAAGGCGCTCGGCCACGCCTACGGCGGCGGTTCGCAGTACTTCTCCATGTGGGTGGTCGGAGCCGACAAACCCGGTCAGGGCTGA
- a CDS encoding Rieske 2Fe-2S domain-containing protein — MTSETAGIREIDTGTLPDRFARGWHCLGPVENFLDGKPHGIHAFGTKLVVFADSKGELKVLDAYCRHLGGDLSQGTIKGDEVACPFHDWRWGGDGRCKLVPYAKRTPRLARTRAWHTDVRGGLLFVWHDHEGNPPQPEVRIPEIPEAYSDEWTDWRWNSMLIEGSNCREIIDNIVDMAHFFYIHFGRPTYFKNVFEGHIASQYLHNVGRPDVEGLGGHYSESRLESEASYFGPSFMINWLHNTYGDYKSESILINCHYPVTQDSFVLQWGVIVQKPKGLDEEMTNKLADIFTEGVSKGFLQDVEVWKHKTRIENPLLVEEDGAVYQLRRWYQQFYVDVADITPDMTDRFEIEVDTTAANEYWQREIAANLERQAAEKQAAEQKS; from the coding sequence GTGACTAGCGAAACAGCAGGTATCCGCGAGATCGATACCGGCACTCTGCCGGACCGGTTCGCCCGGGGCTGGCACTGCTTGGGCCCGGTGGAGAACTTCCTGGACGGCAAGCCGCACGGCATCCACGCGTTCGGCACCAAGCTGGTGGTGTTCGCCGACTCCAAGGGTGAGCTCAAGGTCCTCGACGCCTACTGCCGGCACCTCGGCGGCGATCTCTCGCAGGGCACCATCAAGGGCGACGAGGTGGCCTGCCCGTTCCACGACTGGCGCTGGGGCGGGGACGGCCGCTGCAAGCTGGTGCCCTACGCCAAGCGCACCCCGCGGCTGGCCCGCACCCGGGCCTGGCACACCGACGTCCGTGGCGGGCTGCTGTTCGTCTGGCACGACCACGAGGGCAATCCGCCGCAGCCGGAGGTGCGCATTCCGGAGATCCCCGAGGCGTACAGCGACGAGTGGACCGATTGGCGGTGGAACTCGATGCTGATCGAGGGCAGCAACTGCCGCGAGATCATCGACAACATCGTCGACATGGCCCACTTCTTCTACATCCACTTCGGCCGGCCGACGTACTTCAAGAACGTCTTCGAGGGCCACATCGCCTCGCAGTACCTGCACAACGTGGGCCGGCCGGACGTGGAGGGCCTCGGCGGCCACTACAGCGAGTCCCGGCTGGAGTCCGAGGCCTCCTACTTCGGGCCGTCGTTCATGATCAACTGGCTGCACAACACCTACGGCGACTACAAGTCCGAGTCGATCCTGATCAACTGCCACTACCCGGTCACGCAGGACTCGTTCGTGCTGCAGTGGGGCGTGATCGTGCAGAAGCCCAAGGGGCTCGACGAGGAGATGACTAACAAGCTCGCCGATATCTTCACCGAGGGTGTCAGCAAGGGCTTCCTGCAGGACGTCGAGGTGTGGAAGCACAAGACGCGCATCGAGAACCCGCTGCTGGTCGAGGAGGACGGCGCGGTGTATCAGCTGCGCCGCTGGTATCAGCAGTTCTACGTCGACGTCGCCGACATCACCCCGGACATGACCGACCGGTTCGAGATCGAGGTGGACACCACCGCGGCCAACGAATACTGGCAGCGTGAGATCGCGGCCAACCTGGAACGGCAGGCCGCCGAGAAGCAGGCCGCAGAGCAGAAGTCGTGA
- a CDS encoding sensor domain-containing protein: MRVAVPSIVGVALALAGCTHVIDDAQPRPAPPPVGPIAAGQVSDLLSDKIEAEDGNLFAVVEPEECAGVAREAHAPFIMDHKPAAHDGGHWHESTKGGTVYVEEIVGVYPTEFDPQQALADAQRTLDECRGRPLIITSLDNQTNEMHLDPPVAADSPEILLWSFRRSDWVCENALVAAHNAAIEITTCSARGGHPIEDLADEALDRINKLANNAL; this comes from the coding sequence GTGCGCGTTGCGGTCCCCTCCATCGTGGGCGTGGCGCTGGCGCTCGCGGGATGCACGCACGTCATCGACGACGCCCAGCCGCGCCCGGCACCGCCGCCGGTCGGGCCGATCGCCGCCGGCCAGGTCTCCGACCTGCTCAGTGACAAGATCGAGGCGGAGGACGGCAACCTCTTCGCCGTCGTCGAACCGGAGGAGTGCGCGGGGGTGGCGCGGGAGGCGCATGCGCCGTTCATCATGGACCACAAGCCGGCCGCCCACGACGGCGGTCACTGGCATGAATCCACCAAGGGCGGAACCGTGTACGTCGAGGAGATCGTCGGCGTCTACCCCACCGAGTTCGATCCGCAGCAGGCGCTGGCGGACGCCCAGCGAACCCTCGACGAGTGCCGCGGACGCCCGCTGATAATCACGTCGCTCGACAACCAGACCAACGAGATGCACCTCGATCCGCCGGTGGCCGCGGATTCGCCCGAGATCCTGCTGTGGTCGTTCCGTCGCAGCGACTGGGTGTGCGAGAACGCGCTCGTCGCCGCCCACAACGCCGCGATCGAGATCACGACGTGCAGCGCCCGCGGAGGCCATCCGATCGAAGACCTCGCCGACGAGGCGCTGGACCGCATCAACAAGCTGGCCAACAACGCGCTGTGA
- a CDS encoding sulfotransferase family protein: MAPRTDVGTVEDLHASATKACGLDDFGSDDDNYLEALSVLLDSFRRDADLTELGSKMHRFFLRNALVARAVSEAAFKQHPQHADVEIRQPIFVTGLPRTGTTALHRLLVADPRHQGLELWLAEFPQPRPPRETWPQNPVFAELDARFKKAHEENPDYTGLHYMTADEVEECWQLLRQSMHSVSYETLAHLPTYSQWLAEQDWIKPYRRHRRNLQLIGLNDTEKRWVLKNPSHLFALDALLQVYPDALVIQCHRPVETIMASMCSLAAHTTAGWSNTFVGEVIGRDSMETWSRGLRRFNEVRAQHNPDQFYDLDYFEFVKDPISAVENIYRHFGIEFTDEARAAMRRSHDQSREGPRAPRHTYSLADYGLTAEQVREQFAGL, encoded by the coding sequence ATGGCACCGCGTACCGATGTCGGCACGGTAGAGGATCTGCACGCCTCGGCGACCAAGGCGTGCGGGCTCGATGACTTCGGCAGCGACGACGACAACTACCTCGAGGCGCTGTCGGTGCTGCTCGACTCGTTCCGTCGCGACGCCGACCTCACCGAGCTGGGCAGCAAGATGCACCGGTTCTTCCTGCGCAACGCCCTGGTGGCGCGCGCGGTCTCGGAAGCGGCGTTCAAACAGCACCCGCAGCACGCCGACGTCGAGATCCGCCAGCCGATCTTCGTGACCGGCCTGCCGCGCACCGGTACCACCGCGCTGCACCGGCTGCTGGTCGCCGACCCCCGCCATCAGGGTCTGGAGCTGTGGCTGGCCGAGTTCCCGCAACCCCGTCCGCCACGCGAAACCTGGCCGCAGAACCCGGTTTTTGCCGAGCTTGACGCACGGTTCAAGAAGGCGCACGAAGAGAACCCGGACTACACCGGCCTGCACTACATGACCGCCGACGAGGTGGAGGAGTGCTGGCAGCTGCTGCGCCAGTCGATGCACTCGGTGTCCTACGAGACTTTGGCTCACCTGCCGACCTACTCGCAGTGGCTGGCCGAGCAGGACTGGATCAAGCCGTATCGGCGCCACCGCCGCAACCTGCAGCTGATCGGGCTGAACGACACCGAGAAGCGGTGGGTGCTGAAGAACCCCAGCCATCTGTTCGCCCTCGACGCGCTGCTGCAGGTCTACCCGGACGCCCTGGTCATCCAGTGCCACCGGCCGGTCGAGACGATCATGGCGTCGATGTGCTCGCTGGCCGCGCACACCACGGCGGGGTGGTCGAACACCTTCGTCGGCGAGGTGATCGGCCGCGATTCGATGGAGACCTGGTCGCGGGGCTTGCGGCGCTTCAACGAGGTTCGCGCGCAACATAATCCGGACCAGTTCTACGATCTGGACTATTTCGAGTTCGTCAAGGACCCGATCTCGGCGGTCGAGAACATCTACCGCCACTTCGGCATCGAGTTCACCGACGAGGCGCGGGCCGCGATGCGGCGCAGCCACGACCAGAGCCGCGAGGGTCCGCGCGCGCCGCGGCACACCTACTCGCTCGCCGACTACGGGCTGACCGCCGAACAGGTCAGGGAGCAGTTCGCCGGGCTGTAG
- a CDS encoding SDR family oxidoreductase: MANGASVVETTGQLLKDKVVVISGVGPALGTTLARRCAQAGADLVLAARTAERLEALAGEITALGRRALAVGTDITDEQQVNNLVRQTMDSYGRVDVLINNAFRVPSMKPLAETSYEHMREAIELTVFGALRLIQGFTPALAAAKGSVVNVNSMVIRHSQPKYGAYKMAKSALLAMSQSLASELGEQGIRVNSVLPGYIWGGTLESYFNHQAKKYGTTVEEIYRATAAASDLKRLPTEDEVASAILFLASDLSSGITGQSLDVNCGEFKA, encoded by the coding sequence ATGGCGAACGGCGCATCCGTGGTCGAGACAACCGGGCAACTGCTCAAGGACAAGGTCGTCGTGATCAGTGGCGTGGGTCCGGCGCTGGGCACCACGCTGGCCCGCCGCTGCGCGCAGGCCGGCGCGGACCTGGTGCTGGCCGCCCGCACCGCCGAACGCCTGGAGGCGCTGGCCGGCGAGATCACCGCGCTGGGGCGCCGGGCGTTGGCGGTGGGCACCGACATCACCGACGAGCAGCAGGTGAACAACCTGGTCCGCCAGACCATGGACAGCTACGGCCGGGTGGACGTGCTGATCAACAACGCGTTCCGGGTGCCGTCGATGAAACCACTGGCCGAGACCAGCTACGAGCACATGCGGGAGGCGATCGAGCTCACCGTGTTCGGGGCGCTGCGGCTGATCCAGGGCTTCACCCCCGCGCTCGCGGCGGCGAAGGGGTCGGTGGTCAACGTCAACTCGATGGTGATACGGCATTCACAGCCCAAGTACGGCGCGTACAAGATGGCCAAGTCCGCGCTGCTGGCGATGTCGCAGTCCTTGGCCAGCGAGCTCGGCGAACAAGGCATCAGGGTGAATTCCGTTCTGCCGGGATACATCTGGGGCGGCACACTGGAGAGCTACTTCAACCACCAGGCGAAGAAGTACGGCACCACCGTCGAGGAGATCTACCGCGCCACCGCGGCCGCGTCCGATCTCAAGCGGTTGCCCACCGAGGACGAGGTGGCGTCGGCGATTCTGTTTCTCGCCAGCGATCTGTCCAGCGGAATCACCGGGCAGTCGCTGGACGTCAACTGTGGGGAGTTCAAGGCCTGA
- a CDS encoding IclR family transcriptional regulator, with the protein MASDSAGRASPPTDRVVRVLDFLAAHPRDRFGLSELARRVGLSKPTCLGIVTSLAEAGYLVRDPVDKTYRLGPSLITLGHRAQEALRVSPAAREQLRRLSARFRATVALSGVVGDRITVLDLVAPPGAHPGVEVGQSYPFAPPVGLMFVLWDDEATREWLARRPTIPLRTDSARLRRVIARCRTDGYLVERLTPAGRRLYALMAGMSADLPDELRALLGELVSDIGERVYLRDENGAGPFDISVISAPVFDHYGRQVMVASMHVGTTLTDDEISERADAVVATADAVTGQLGGVKPQ; encoded by the coding sequence GTGGCCTCCGACAGCGCCGGGCGGGCCTCCCCGCCCACCGACCGGGTGGTGCGTGTGCTCGATTTCCTGGCCGCGCACCCGCGCGACCGCTTCGGGCTGTCCGAGCTGGCCCGCCGGGTCGGGCTGAGCAAACCCACCTGCCTCGGCATCGTCACCTCGCTCGCCGAGGCCGGCTATCTGGTGCGCGATCCGGTCGACAAGACCTACCGGCTGGGACCGTCGCTGATCACGCTGGGCCATCGCGCCCAGGAGGCGTTGCGGGTCAGTCCGGCCGCCCGTGAACAGTTGCGCCGGCTGTCCGCCCGGTTCCGGGCCACCGTGGCGCTGAGCGGCGTCGTCGGTGATCGCATCACCGTCCTGGATCTGGTCGCCCCGCCCGGCGCCCACCCGGGGGTGGAGGTGGGCCAGAGCTATCCGTTCGCACCCCCGGTCGGTCTGATGTTCGTGCTGTGGGACGACGAGGCCACCCGCGAATGGCTGGCCCGCCGCCCCACGATCCCGCTGCGCACGGATTCGGCTCGGCTGCGGCGGGTGATCGCCCGCTGCCGCACCGACGGCTACCTGGTCGAGCGGCTCACCCCGGCGGGCCGGCGGCTCTACGCGTTGATGGCGGGCATGTCGGCGGACCTGCCCGACGAACTGCGCGCGCTGCTGGGCGAGCTGGTGTCCGACATCGGCGAGCGGGTCTACCTGCGCGACGAGAACGGCGCCGGGCCGTTCGACATCAGCGTGATCTCCGCCCCGGTCTTCGATCATTACGGCAGGCAGGTCATGGTGGCCTCGATGCATGTCGGAACGACGTTGACCGACGACGAGATCAGCGAGCGCGCCGATGCCGTGGTGGCCACCGCGGACGCGGTGACCGGCCAGCTCGGCGGCGTCAAACCACAGTGA
- a CDS encoding Ig-like domain-containing protein, which translates to MVRYRPVVRRGAQSDTSTRAGTAGETTENPGSATKDTEPVRRKPFAAPATGEPSVTAGERRHRRTGGAEGPGRWPGTVSTAGADSAPTARVAPHRITSAPAAVTPLTATTVVVKTIAETGLAQQLAGPASNSAPVIESSSVTTGSTTASRTAPAARRVVTAVSRLLVAAGLTPSFDAGTGDVPPAPMALAIGLLHFVRRELESSLAEGISTINGVSSWSLVATEPSGLFGLTTAAAATIVTPQPGDTASTQYGEIGKWMLKSSGQVADWGGSKYQGRSLVEPVNVIIIDEYSSSPEESARRVNAALSRSGFPASAPHSSGYRGLIDGKVYGQQPSGLLQAYDDHGSPNSHGRLFGPAPLPDGSGYVWTGAFSTQNALHGYHSFDQAQQALADRLVASGAAVRLDDVDLDNAVDTATQTTGDHNGKAIVLRLNPSLPNTDPVITVSGAQRVSTWTGTVGGKVTATDAEKDKISYAATVPPEKGTVKISSTGAYTFTPTAAARHAAAASTASPADKEATITITVTDAYGGVSTETVTVPVVPKNSAPTAKAKVDKPDPVGGTVTGRIDVTDADGDAPTYTVVTQPAKGAVTVNPDGTFTYTPTAAARDAARLSRTKVVDKFTVRVDDGYGGARTVTVPVTVAPSNSAPGSATPEVGSPSSTGVVKGSVIATDPDNDSLTYSGSTRTAKGRVTVSRNGTFTYTPTTAARKKAGSDTATAADKTDTFVIYVTDKYGAVIPVEVEVPINPLPSLL; encoded by the coding sequence TTGGTCCGGTACCGGCCGGTGGTGCGCCGCGGCGCGCAGTCCGATACGTCGACCCGTGCGGGCACCGCCGGCGAGACCACCGAGAATCCGGGGAGCGCCACGAAGGACACCGAACCCGTGCGGCGCAAGCCGTTCGCCGCCCCGGCCACCGGCGAACCGTCGGTGACAGCGGGTGAACGCCGCCACCGGAGAACTGGGGGAGCCGAAGGCCCGGGCCGGTGGCCGGGCACGGTGTCGACGGCCGGAGCCGATTCCGCACCCACCGCGCGCGTCGCACCGCACCGGATCACGTCGGCCCCGGCGGCCGTCACCCCGCTGACCGCGACCACGGTTGTGGTGAAGACCATCGCGGAAACCGGTCTTGCTCAGCAGCTCGCCGGGCCGGCGAGCAACAGCGCGCCGGTCATCGAGTCGTCGTCCGTCACGACGGGCTCGACAACGGCGAGCCGGACCGCGCCCGCGGCGCGCCGGGTGGTCACCGCGGTGTCGCGACTGTTGGTGGCGGCCGGGCTGACGCCATCGTTCGATGCCGGCACCGGTGACGTCCCTCCCGCCCCGATGGCGTTGGCGATCGGTCTGCTGCATTTCGTGCGCCGTGAGCTGGAAAGCAGTCTGGCAGAGGGTATTTCGACGATCAACGGTGTTTCGTCGTGGAGCCTGGTGGCGACCGAGCCGTCGGGGCTGTTCGGGCTGACCACCGCTGCCGCCGCGACAATCGTGACGCCGCAGCCCGGCGACACGGCGTCCACCCAGTACGGGGAGATCGGCAAGTGGATGCTGAAATCCTCGGGCCAGGTGGCGGACTGGGGCGGCTCGAAGTACCAGGGCCGATCCCTCGTCGAGCCGGTCAACGTCATCATCATCGACGAGTACTCGTCCAGCCCCGAGGAATCCGCCCGGCGGGTGAACGCCGCGTTGAGCAGGTCGGGCTTCCCGGCCAGCGCCCCGCACAGCTCCGGCTACCGGGGTCTGATCGACGGCAAGGTGTACGGGCAGCAGCCGAGCGGCCTGCTGCAGGCCTACGACGACCACGGCAGTCCCAACAGCCACGGGCGGCTGTTCGGCCCGGCGCCGCTGCCGGACGGCTCGGGCTACGTGTGGACCGGGGCCTTCAGCACCCAGAACGCCCTGCACGGGTACCACTCCTTCGATCAGGCCCAGCAAGCGCTGGCAGACCGACTGGTGGCCAGCGGCGCTGCGGTGCGGCTCGACGATGTCGATCTGGACAATGCCGTCGACACCGCCACCCAGACCACCGGCGACCACAACGGCAAGGCGATCGTGCTGCGGCTCAATCCCAGCCTGCCGAACACCGACCCGGTGATCACCGTGAGCGGCGCGCAACGGGTGAGCACCTGGACCGGAACGGTCGGCGGGAAGGTGACCGCCACCGACGCCGAGAAGGACAAGATCAGCTACGCCGCGACGGTGCCGCCGGAGAAGGGCACGGTGAAGATCTCCAGCACCGGCGCGTACACGTTCACCCCCACCGCGGCCGCCCGGCACGCCGCCGCGGCCTCGACGGCGAGCCCCGCCGACAAGGAGGCCACCATCACCATCACGGTCACCGACGCCTACGGCGGCGTGTCGACCGAGACCGTGACGGTGCCGGTGGTGCCGAAGAACTCCGCGCCGACCGCCAAGGCGAAGGTCGACAAACCCGATCCGGTCGGCGGCACGGTCACCGGCAGGATCGACGTCACCGATGCCGACGGCGACGCGCCTACCTACACCGTCGTCACCCAGCCCGCGAAGGGGGCGGTGACCGTCAACCCGGACGGGACCTTCACCTACACCCCGACGGCCGCGGCGCGTGATGCGGCGCGTCTGAGCCGGACCAAGGTCGTCGACAAGTTCACCGTGAGGGTCGACGACGGCTACGGGGGCGCCAGGACCGTGACGGTGCCGGTCACCGTCGCGCCGAGCAACTCCGCTCCGGGGTCCGCCACCCCCGAGGTGGGCAGCCCGTCGAGCACCGGTGTGGTGAAGGGTTCGGTGATCGCGACCGATCCGGACAACGACAGCCTCACCTACTCGGGATCGACCCGGACGGCGAAGGGTCGGGTGACGGTCTCGCGCAACGGCACGTTCACCTACACCCCGACCACCGCGGCACGGAAGAAGGCCGGTTCCGACACCGCCACCGCCGCCGACAAGACCGACACCTTCGTGATCTACGTGACCGACAAGTACGGCGCGGTCATCCCGGTCGAGGTCGAGGTCCCGATCAACCCGCTGCCGTCGCTGCTCTGA
- a CDS encoding hemophore-related protein, with protein sequence MKRERKPAATGNETGNETGDETHFEFVEWFCRIAGEGRKRRGRVRATRGGDDMKPLVRRICTVVGGMAIASTVGSGIAFAQPNLDSAVDTTCTYPQLAAALTAHDPAAGSALNASPQMQSALQQFVAAPPNVRRQMAAAIVSHPANQPYLGTLQTMFDTCSNF encoded by the coding sequence ATGAAACGGGAAAGGAAACCGGCTGCAACCGGCAACGAAACTGGTAACGAAACTGGTGATGAAACGCATTTTGAATTCGTCGAATGGTTTTGCCGAATTGCCGGAGAAGGTCGCAAACGCCGGGGTAGAGTTCGGGCCACCCGGGGAGGAGACGACATGAAACCGTTAGTGCGCAGGATATGCACCGTCGTCGGCGGAATGGCGATCGCTTCGACCGTCGGAAGCGGAATCGCGTTCGCCCAACCCAATCTCGATTCCGCGGTCGACACCACGTGCACCTATCCGCAGCTGGCTGCGGCGCTCACTGCGCACGACCCGGCGGCGGGTTCGGCGCTGAACGCGTCGCCGCAGATGCAGTCGGCGCTGCAGCAGTTCGTCGCGGCCCCGCCGAATGTGCGCCGGCAGATGGCGGCGGCGATCGTGAGTCATCCCGCCAACCAGCCGTACCTCGGCACGTTGCAGACGATGTTCGACACCTGCAGCAACTTCTGA
- a CDS encoding GAP family protein — MWGPLAALALLTTINPVRLSLILLVLSRPRPMQNLLAYWLGALAVGLVSLLVPLVVLHTAPASAEFARGFAEPAANPALQRGVIGTGVVLLVLAAVLLTLAALRTPRRDAVAVGGAGGAHPTVVDGSSVPPFLRRLLNPDPGPPNGGDAAPRRRLLRLRDAWREGSPWIGFLIGVVFLPPLDGIFFALGIVVASGAPTQTQFAALVVFVLGVLAVEEIILAINQFAPARTQSALHRIHDWARAHHQKFAAAILTVVGVALIVRGMGGL; from the coding sequence ATGTGGGGTCCATTGGCGGCGCTGGCACTGTTGACGACGATCAATCCGGTCCGTCTCAGCCTGATCCTGCTGGTGTTGTCCCGCCCCCGCCCCATGCAGAACCTGCTGGCGTACTGGTTGGGCGCGCTCGCGGTGGGGCTGGTCAGCCTGCTCGTTCCCCTGGTGGTGCTGCACACCGCCCCGGCATCGGCGGAGTTCGCCCGCGGTTTCGCCGAACCGGCCGCCAACCCCGCCCTCCAGCGTGGGGTGATCGGCACCGGTGTGGTGCTGCTGGTGCTCGCCGCCGTGCTGCTCACGCTGGCCGCGCTACGCACACCGCGCCGCGATGCGGTGGCCGTCGGCGGCGCGGGCGGCGCCCACCCGACCGTGGTCGACGGCTCGTCGGTACCGCCGTTCCTGCGGCGCCTGCTGAACCCCGACCCCGGTCCGCCGAACGGCGGCGACGCCGCACCACGACGGCGTCTTCTCCGGCTCCGCGACGCCTGGCGCGAGGGTTCGCCGTGGATCGGTTTCCTCATCGGTGTCGTGTTCCTGCCCCCGCTCGACGGCATCTTCTTCGCCCTCGGCATCGTCGTCGCCTCCGGCGCTCCCACCCAGACCCAGTTCGCCGCGCTCGTGGTGTTCGTCCTCGGTGTGCTCGCCGTCGAGGAGATCATCCTGGCGATCAACCAGTTCGCCCCGGCGCGAACGCAGTCCGCACTGCACCGGATCCACGATTGGGCTCGCGCCCATCACCAGAAGTTCGCCGCGGCGATCCTGACGGTGGTCGGGGTCGCTCTGATCGTCCGTGGCATGGGAGGGCTCTGA
- a CDS encoding methyltransferase family protein — MNIFVKSVAAHLQGVAMTGLVLFLAAGTVNYWQAWTYLAVIAAVGVLTSIWFLRTDPEVLRRRLPAAESRRSQKLVVAASFALWGGLLAVSGLDHRFGWSEVPTALCVAGSVLMAVQMGLVALVLTQNSHAKVTVGVDEDQPIITTGMYAVIRHPMYACTALQTVATPIALGSYWALAVAVPIGAVLVTRILDEEELLCTELPGYADYAQRVRHRLVPGIW, encoded by the coding sequence ATGAACATCTTCGTCAAATCGGTGGCCGCCCACCTGCAAGGTGTCGCGATGACCGGGCTGGTGCTGTTCCTCGCCGCCGGAACGGTGAACTACTGGCAGGCCTGGACCTACCTGGCGGTCATCGCCGCCGTCGGGGTGCTGACGAGCATCTGGTTTCTGCGCACCGACCCCGAGGTGCTGCGGCGGCGGCTGCCCGCCGCCGAGTCGCGGCGCAGCCAGAAGCTGGTTGTCGCAGCGTCATTCGCCTTGTGGGGCGGTCTGCTGGCGGTCAGCGGTCTCGATCACCGGTTCGGCTGGTCGGAGGTGCCCACGGCGCTGTGCGTGGCCGGAAGCGTCCTGATGGCGGTCCAGATGGGACTGGTCGCGCTGGTGTTGACCCAGAACAGTCACGCCAAGGTCACCGTCGGAGTGGACGAGGACCAGCCCATCATCACGACCGGCATGTACGCGGTGATCCGGCATCCGATGTACGCGTGCACCGCGCTGCAGACGGTCGCGACACCGATCGCCCTGGGTTCGTACTGGGCGCTCGCCGTCGCCGTTCCCATCGGGGCGGTGCTGGTGACCAGGATCCTCGACGAGGAGGAGCTGCTGTGCACCGAACTGCCCGGATACGCCGACTACGCGCAGCGGGTTCGGCACCGGTTGGTTCCGGGAATCTGGTGA